A part of Solibacillus sp. FSL H8-0538 genomic DNA contains:
- a CDS encoding urease accessory protein UreH domain-containing protein translates to MYSLMSEISQIFSEPITLFLNSYEHSPLIVAILLGLVGAVAPCQLTGNMSAITFYGNRTIQKDRYLGEIIYFILGKVVVFSFIGLLAWLFGQSFETRMTEYFPIFRKIIGPLMILTGFVLLGILKLRFLNRVTAHIPMVLKEGKFGSFMLGVSFSLAFCPTMFVLFFIWLMPTVVSTSYGFVLPAIFGIATSIPLILLFGLIWFFDAKRFIMKKSMKIGRAVQKIAGVILIIIGVFDTITYWGI, encoded by the coding sequence ATGTATAGTTTGATGTCAGAGATTAGTCAGATATTTAGTGAGCCGATTACCTTGTTTTTAAATTCATATGAACATTCCCCCCTAATAGTTGCAATACTCCTTGGTTTGGTGGGGGCTGTTGCACCATGTCAACTAACAGGAAATATGAGCGCCATTACTTTTTACGGTAACCGCACAATTCAGAAGGACAGATATTTGGGAGAGATTATATACTTTATTTTAGGGAAAGTAGTTGTTTTTAGTTTTATCGGATTGCTCGCTTGGCTATTTGGACAATCTTTCGAAACAAGAATGACGGAGTATTTTCCGATTTTCAGGAAAATTATTGGTCCATTAATGATTTTGACAGGGTTTGTTTTATTGGGCATATTAAAACTTCGCTTTCTTAACCGTGTAACAGCACATATTCCAATGGTATTGAAAGAAGGAAAGTTTGGATCATTTATGCTTGGGGTAAGTTTTTCACTAGCTTTCTGTCCAACAATGTTTGTTCTCTTTTTTATATGGCTGATGCCAACTGTAGTCTCAACTTCATATGGTTTTGTGTTACCTGCTATTTTTGGTATTGCTACATCGATTCCACTAATCCTTTTATTTGGATTGATATGGTTTTTTGATGCGAAGCGATTTATTATGAAAAAAAGTATGAAGATAGGGAGAGCTGTACAAAAGATAGCTGGAGTTATACTTATAATTATTGGTGTTTTTGACACGATTACCTATTGGGGAATATAA